From a region of the uncultured Desulfatiglans sp. genome:
- a CDS encoding NhaP-type Na+(K+)/H+ antiporter, translated as MGLFSVLCLQKGKGLLQRLGKEMTMAVSIALIILLGLSADYLLRRVRLPGLVGMLLVGVLAGPYVLDLINPEMMNVSGDFRKIALIVILLRAGFELRRDTLHRVGKAAVTMSMVPALFEIAAVTWVGPMLLPITHIEAAILGTILGAVSPAVVVPLMIDFMDRGRGTGKGIPTLLLGASAIDDVFVIVLFTIALGMAGGGEIHVWTQLAEIPLSIGLGILLGVIPGFFLLWLFRRYDWRPPKRTLVVLGTAILLTWIEGAVEQWVPAASLLGVMAIGFIILEKSESIAHIISQKLKKLWVFAELLLFVLVGAQVNIQVAWKAGLAGMALILAGLFFRSIGTYVSLFGTPLNWKERAFCVVAYLPKATVQAAIGAIPLAAGVAGGEVILAVAVLSIILTAPLGAIGIMVMGERVLDHGARSNYRFKDLREKQGLARVGERVRNKRSSAVWKVIEEREVWKPAYEEPGGSGNAADLPAIVLRFWQEQSGGKPGTGKTLTKTYTPQGPAFGDEWEILYDW; from the coding sequence ATGGGGCTTTTTTCGGTCCTTTGCCTCCAAAAGGGCAAAGGGCTTCTACAACGCCTTGGAAAGGAAATGACAATGGCTGTCAGCATCGCCCTGATCATCCTTCTCGGCCTCAGCGCGGATTACCTCCTGCGTCGGGTGAGACTCCCCGGACTCGTGGGAATGCTTCTGGTGGGAGTCCTCGCCGGGCCTTATGTCCTCGACCTCATCAACCCGGAGATGATGAACGTATCCGGGGACTTCCGCAAGATCGCCCTGATCGTCATCCTGCTCCGGGCCGGTTTCGAACTGCGGCGGGACACCCTGCACCGTGTCGGCAAAGCGGCCGTCACCATGAGCATGGTCCCCGCCCTTTTCGAGATCGCCGCCGTCACGTGGGTCGGACCCATGCTCCTGCCCATCACCCACATCGAAGCAGCCATCCTGGGAACCATCCTGGGGGCCGTCTCGCCCGCCGTCGTGGTCCCGCTCATGATCGATTTCATGGACCGCGGCCGCGGAACCGGGAAAGGCATCCCGACCCTCCTCCTCGGGGCCTCCGCCATCGACGATGTCTTCGTGATCGTGCTCTTTACGATCGCCCTTGGCATGGCCGGCGGAGGGGAAATCCACGTTTGGACCCAATTGGCCGAGATCCCGCTTTCCATCGGCCTCGGGATCCTTTTGGGGGTCATCCCGGGGTTTTTTCTACTCTGGCTTTTCCGGCGCTACGACTGGCGTCCGCCCAAACGCACCCTCGTGGTCCTGGGCACAGCCATCCTGCTGACCTGGATCGAAGGAGCCGTCGAACAATGGGTCCCCGCAGCGAGCCTTCTTGGGGTCATGGCGATCGGATTCATCATCCTCGAGAAATCGGAGTCGATCGCGCACATCATCTCTCAGAAACTCAAGAAGCTCTGGGTCTTCGCCGAACTGCTGCTCTTCGTGCTCGTCGGCGCCCAGGTCAACATCCAGGTGGCATGGAAGGCAGGCCTGGCCGGCATGGCGTTGATTCTGGCGGGCCTGTTCTTTCGAAGCATCGGCACCTATGTCTCCCTTTTCGGCACGCCCCTGAACTGGAAAGAGCGGGCTTTCTGCGTCGTCGCTTATCTGCCGAAGGCCACGGTCCAGGCGGCCATCGGCGCGATTCCCCTGGCGGCCGGCGTGGCGGGAGGCGAGGTCATCCTTGCCGTGGCGGTCCTGTCTATCATCCTGACCGCCCCATTGGGGGCTATAGGGATCATGGTCATGGGTGAGCGTGTCTTAGACCACGGCGCGCGTTCAAATTACCGTTTCAAAGACCTGCGGGAGAAGCAGGGGTTGGCTCGGGTCGGAGAGAGGGTCAGGAACAAGCGCTCCAGCGCCGTGTGGAAGGTCATCGAAGAAAGGGAGGTCTGGAAACCGGCCTATGAGGAGCCAGGCGGATCAGGTAATGCTGCCGATCTGCCGGCCATCGTGCTGCGTTTCTGGCAGGAGCAGTCGGGCGGGAAACCCGGGACCGGCAAGACCCTGACGAAAACCTACACCCCCCAGGGTCCGGCATTCGGAGACGAATGGGAGATCCTCTACGACTGGTGA
- a CDS encoding hypothetical protein (Evidence 5 : Unknown function), with protein sequence MKSCYLLDNLYKFVFIKHIRYFYVFFLEKRIWICLGQTLQTHAAGKKTFFTRKGGAKRARDVDTEGGLDIRSRRNQ encoded by the coding sequence TTGAAATCATGTTATCTCTTGGACAATCTTTACAAATTTGTATTTATCAAGCATATACGCTACTTTTATGTATTTTTTTTGGAAAAAAGGATATGGATCTGCCTTGGACAGACTCTCCAGACCCATGCCGCGGGTAAAAAAACCTTTTTCACAAGGAAAGGTGGCGCAAAGCGCGCCCGAGATGTTGACACGGAGGGTGGTCTTGACATACGATCTCGACGAAATCAGTAA
- a CDS encoding exported hypothetical protein (Evidence 5 : Unknown function), with protein sequence MVFLANLGVNLHVCLCGDLQVASAQTLDFLDIGQKSSFPHWKLGSTGKSFPDGNNLGFHQNPGMISQRRDAAATQNKEEGA encoded by the coding sequence ATGGTCTTTTTGGCCAATCTCGGCGTCAATCTGCACGTTTGCTTGTGCGGCGACCTGCAGGTCGCCTCCGCGCAAACGCTTGATTTCCTTGATATTGGCCAAAAATCCTCATTTCCGCATTGGAAACTGGGTTCTACCGGGAAATCATTTCCGGATGGAAACAACCTAGGTTTCCATCAAAATCCCGGGATGATTTCGCAGCGGCGAGACGCAGCTGCAACACAAAATAAGGAGGAAGGAGCGTGA
- the glnB gene encoding regulatory protein P-II for glutamine synthetase (Evidence 2a : Function from experimental evidences in other organisms; PubMedId : 2574599, 2885322, 2907369, 7866749, 8226691, 8293810, 8412694; Product type r : regulator) translates to MKKIEAIIKPFKLNEVKAALAGAGVKGITVTEVKGFGRQRGHRETYRGAEYQVDFVPKVKIDVVVEAGMVPKVVAAITDTARTGQIGDGKIFVLPIEEAVRIRTGESGRDAL, encoded by the coding sequence GTGAAGAAAATCGAAGCCATCATCAAGCCTTTCAAACTGAACGAGGTCAAGGCCGCCCTCGCCGGGGCCGGAGTGAAGGGGATCACCGTCACCGAGGTCAAAGGGTTCGGCCGCCAGAGGGGGCACCGTGAGACCTACCGGGGAGCGGAGTATCAAGTCGATTTCGTTCCGAAGGTCAAGATCGACGTAGTCGTCGAGGCCGGCATGGTGCCGAAAGTGGTTGCGGCGATAACGGACACGGCGCGGACCGGACAGATCGGTGACGGAAAGATCTTCGTTTTGCCGATCGAAGAAGCGGTGCGCATACGCACCGGCGAGTCGGGCCGGGACGCTTTGTAG
- a CDS encoding conserved membrane hypothetical protein (Evidence 4 : Unknown function but conserved in other organisms) translates to MKTAMIFLFIYAGGAFACAWAGDDPPTPMSNKEAIALVQTHADYVWTLVAAALVFFMQAGFAMVEAGFTRAKNAINIMMKNLMDFSMGSLAFWALGFGLMFGASSTGWIGTSGFFLSDFEAGGDPWVLAFWMFQVVFAATAATIVSGAMAERTKFSGYLVYSLFVSGFIYPVFGSWAWGGLFNGGGWLEGLGFIDFAGSTVVHSVGGWSALAGAIVLGPRLGKYLPDGTIRPILGHNIPLAALGVFILWLGWFGFNPGSTTAANKDIALIFVNTNLAAATGALFAMFSSWLRFGKPDVSMSLNGALAGLVAITSPCANVLPLSAIVIGAVAGVLVVFSVVFFDRMKIDDPVGAISVHGVNGAWGTLAAGLFNMGGTSAKIIGVQLLGIGACFAWTFFTAFILFKVIDKTIGLRVKPEEEADGLDHGEHGGNAYPDFEVSSYAQQ, encoded by the coding sequence ATGAAAACAGCGATGATTTTTTTATTCATTTATGCGGGAGGTGCTTTCGCCTGTGCCTGGGCGGGAGACGATCCTCCGACGCCGATGTCGAACAAGGAGGCGATCGCGTTGGTCCAAACGCATGCCGACTATGTGTGGACGCTTGTTGCGGCTGCGCTGGTGTTCTTTATGCAGGCCGGTTTTGCCATGGTGGAGGCGGGATTTACCCGTGCCAAAAATGCTATCAATATCATGATGAAGAACCTGATGGACTTTTCCATGGGATCTTTGGCCTTCTGGGCGCTTGGCTTCGGATTGATGTTTGGTGCCTCGAGTACCGGGTGGATCGGTACAAGCGGATTCTTCCTGAGTGATTTCGAGGCAGGCGGTGACCCCTGGGTACTGGCCTTCTGGATGTTTCAAGTGGTCTTTGCGGCTACGGCCGCGACCATCGTGTCCGGTGCCATGGCTGAAAGGACAAAGTTTTCTGGGTATCTGGTCTACAGCCTCTTTGTAAGCGGTTTCATTTACCCGGTTTTCGGAAGCTGGGCATGGGGAGGGCTTTTCAACGGCGGCGGATGGCTCGAAGGCCTCGGGTTCATCGACTTCGCTGGTTCCACGGTGGTCCATTCCGTGGGCGGCTGGTCGGCCCTTGCCGGAGCGATCGTTCTTGGGCCGAGGCTTGGAAAGTATCTCCCGGACGGAACGATACGTCCCATTCTGGGACATAATATCCCGCTGGCGGCCCTCGGTGTCTTTATCCTGTGGCTCGGCTGGTTCGGCTTCAATCCAGGTTCGACCACTGCGGCCAACAAGGACATCGCACTGATCTTCGTGAACACCAATCTGGCCGCTGCGACGGGCGCCCTTTTCGCCATGTTTTCGTCCTGGTTGAGGTTCGGCAAACCTGATGTGAGCATGAGTTTGAACGGTGCACTGGCCGGACTCGTTGCGATTACCAGCCCCTGCGCGAATGTATTGCCGCTGAGTGCCATCGTCATCGGTGCAGTGGCGGGTGTCCTGGTGGTTTTTTCGGTGGTGTTTTTCGACCGGATGAAAATAGACGATCCAGTCGGCGCCATCTCGGTCCACGGGGTCAACGGGGCCTGGGGCACCTTGGCCGCCGGTCTCTTCAACATGGGAGGAACCTCGGCAAAAATCATCGGGGTTCAACTCCTGGGGATTGGAGCCTGCTTCGCGTGGACCTTCTTTACAGCTTTCATCCTCTTCAAGGTCATCGATAAGACGATCGGCCTGAGGGTCAAACCCGAGGAAGAGGCTGATGGCCTTGACCATGGAGAACATGGCGGCAATGCTTATCCGGATTTCGAGGTGTCTTCCTATGCACAGCAATAG
- a CDS encoding conserved exported hypothetical protein (Evidence 4 : Unknown function but conserved in other organisms), producing the protein MKMFKHLSRVVLIIAVLLSAAAVPTRAEEEPAPTASADVAFMSQYIWRGYELSKDSLVIQPSVTVGYMGFSLNLWGNIDTDVYGDDRNEAQWNETDLTFGYERTVGPVNLGAGYIYYALDGLDDSQELYASAGLDVFLSPTLTIYREIAHVPAWYLKLGISHSFELPREISLDLGASAGYYFSDDDDFSEAGNPNEKYRSLHDGLVSVGLTIPLGDYFSCAPMIAYSFPLSSEADDLITDASYSQDSDFFFGGVTFSLAF; encoded by the coding sequence ATGAAGATGTTTAAGCATTTGAGCAGAGTAGTCCTTATTATTGCCGTCCTGCTGTCTGCGGCGGCCGTTCCAACCCGGGCGGAAGAGGAACCGGCCCCAACCGCTTCGGCGGACGTGGCGTTTATGAGTCAATACATCTGGCGGGGGTACGAACTCAGCAAGGACAGCCTGGTGATTCAACCGTCGGTGACGGTGGGGTACATGGGGTTCAGCCTCAACCTCTGGGGCAATATCGATACGGACGTTTATGGGGATGATCGCAACGAGGCCCAATGGAACGAAACCGATCTGACATTCGGCTACGAGCGGACGGTCGGCCCCGTCAACCTGGGGGCGGGGTATATCTACTATGCCCTTGACGGTTTGGACGACTCTCAGGAGCTTTATGCCAGTGCCGGCCTAGATGTCTTTCTCTCTCCGACCCTGACGATCTATCGGGAAATCGCGCACGTTCCGGCCTGGTATCTGAAACTCGGGATATCCCATTCGTTCGAACTCCCGCGGGAGATCAGCCTCGATCTCGGGGCATCGGCCGGGTACTACTTTTCGGACGATGACGATTTCTCCGAAGCCGGAAATCCGAACGAGAAATACCGCAGCCTGCATGACGGGCTGGTTTCCGTGGGCTTGACCATCCCGCTCGGCGACTATTTCAGCTGCGCGCCCATGATCGCCTACTCCTTCCCGCTCTCGAGCGAGGCGGATGACCTGATTACGGATGCAAGTTACAGCCAGGATTCGGACTTTTTCTTCGGAGGGGTGACTTTTTCCCTGGCCTTCTGA
- a CDS encoding hypothetical protein (Evidence 5 : Unknown function) yields MPTLTSGNIEKGMSFYTEDALVAGGGRDDVYVGSKRIRDLQIAVTANVQIDAEIGQKDHFRMGK; encoded by the coding sequence GTGCCTACCCTGACATCCGGAAACATAGAAAAGGGAATGTCCTTTTATACGGAAGACGCCTTAGTGGCAGGCGGCGGCAGGGACGATGTCTATGTTGGTTCAAAAAGGATTCGCGACCTGCAGATCGCCGTAACAGCGAACGTGCAGATCGACGCCGAGATTGGCCAAAAAGACCATTTCCGGATGGGAAAATAG
- a CDS encoding conserved exported hypothetical protein (Evidence 4 : Unknown function but conserved in other organisms), with protein MARRKKGRHTHLWLLIFTGLIWAYSAGAQAGEDPSKGQSVYVPVYSHIYQGDQENPIYLAVTLSIRNVDPKQPITVLYADYHNSKGTLLKRFQDGPVQLPPFSSMRYVVAESDKAGGSGAFFKVAWQSVDLVNPPILESIMIGTKSQQGISFTSRGQVILEATGEKANVEDACEKIRKMASE; from the coding sequence ATGGCAAGGAGGAAGAAGGGCCGACATACACACCTGTGGCTCTTGATATTCACCGGGCTTATTTGGGCGTACTCGGCAGGCGCTCAGGCCGGTGAAGATCCGAGCAAGGGTCAGAGCGTTTATGTTCCAGTGTATTCACACATCTACCAAGGGGATCAGGAAAATCCCATCTACCTTGCAGTTACCCTCAGCATTCGAAATGTGGACCCCAAACAGCCGATTACGGTGTTATATGCAGATTATCATAATTCCAAAGGTACTCTGTTGAAAAGATTTCAGGATGGGCCCGTTCAGCTTCCCCCGTTTTCGTCGATGCGGTACGTGGTGGCAGAGTCCGACAAGGCCGGAGGATCCGGGGCTTTCTTCAAAGTCGCCTGGCAATCAGTCGACTTGGTCAACCCGCCCATCCTCGAATCAATCATGATCGGAACCAAATCACAGCAAGGTATTTCTTTTACCTCCAGAGGGCAGGTCATCCTCGAAGCAACCGGAGAAAAGGCAAACGTAGAAGATGCCTGTGAAAAGATCCGCAAGATGGCGAGCGAGTGA
- a CDS encoding TrkA-N domain protein, producing the protein MTTNRKEKTSRQSKAVRHAIRGAMMLVLILLVGTLGYVLLEGWPVIDALYMTIITITTVGFGEVNIVSSSGRVFTIFIIFMGMGIMAYSLGMVAQIMVETQVKTILGRRKLGKELRSIKNHYIVCGFGRIGKIIARGLKGQGVPLVVIDQSPDLREILEEENIPHIIGDATSDDILLEAGIETAKGLVTVVLSDADNLFITMTARGLNPRLFIVSRADNDATEKKLMRAGANKVVLPYLIGGMRMVHTILKPAVMDFIDFTMHESNIELKLEELQVGEQSRLNGVSLINSGIRKEMNVIIVAIRKKGGEMVFNPSSETVIEEGNTLIALGPGKDLDRLSDILLN; encoded by the coding sequence ATGACAACAAACAGAAAAGAAAAGACTTCACGTCAATCGAAGGCTGTGAGGCATGCCATCCGGGGGGCCATGATGCTTGTGCTGATTCTCCTGGTCGGCACTCTGGGCTACGTTCTTCTGGAAGGCTGGCCGGTTATCGATGCCTTGTACATGACCATTATCACGATCACTACGGTAGGTTTTGGAGAGGTAAATATCGTTTCGAGTTCGGGGCGGGTCTTCACCATTTTCATTATCTTCATGGGCATGGGCATCATGGCGTACAGCCTGGGGATGGTGGCCCAGATCATGGTGGAGACACAGGTAAAGACCATCCTGGGGAGGCGAAAATTGGGGAAGGAGCTACGATCCATCAAAAATCACTACATCGTCTGTGGATTCGGACGCATCGGGAAAATAATCGCCAGGGGGCTGAAGGGCCAAGGGGTTCCCCTGGTGGTGATCGATCAATCTCCTGACTTGAGGGAAATCCTGGAGGAGGAAAACATCCCCCACATTATCGGCGACGCCACCAGCGACGACATTCTGCTGGAAGCCGGCATCGAAACAGCCAAAGGCCTCGTTACGGTTGTGTTGTCCGATGCAGACAATCTTTTTATCACCATGACGGCCCGGGGGCTCAATCCGAGGCTGTTTATCGTTTCGCGAGCGGATAATGATGCAACCGAAAAGAAGTTGATGAGGGCCGGAGCCAATAAGGTTGTCCTTCCCTATCTTATCGGCGGCATGAGAATGGTCCACACCATTTTAAAGCCCGCGGTAATGGATTTCATCGATTTCACCATGCACGAATCAAATATTGAACTAAAGCTCGAAGAACTCCAAGTGGGCGAACAATCCAGGTTGAACGGCGTCAGTCTGATCAATTCGGGGATCCGCAAGGAAATGAATGTGATCATCGTAGCGATCAGGAAGAAGGGCGGAGAAATGGTTTTCAACCCATCCTCGGAAACAGTCATCGAGGAAGGAAATACCCTCATAGCCCTTGGTCCAGGAAAGGACCTGGATCGACTCTCCGACATATTACTGAATTAA
- a CDS encoding hypothetical protein (Evidence 5 : Unknown function): protein MRMLQEFVFLKTEIQKYDFSCDGFSVDLAVRLPVPPVTSYLDSIRKWFPGRTQFPIRKGGFFFTPFGYSVPPLQSKSRFLHPLHVLSPTASREIQFCQYQGN from the coding sequence ATGAGAATGCTTCAAGAATTCGTTTTTCTAAAGACTGAAATACAAAAATATGATTTTTCCTGCGATGGATTTTCGGTCGACTTAGCAGTCAGGCTCCCTGTGCCTCCTGTGACTTCCTATTTGGATTCCATCCGGAAATGGTTTCCCGGTAGAACCCAGTTTCCAATCCGGAAAGGAGGATTTTTCTTCACACCCTTCGGGTACTCAGTCCCACCCCTGCAGAGCAAGTCCCGGTTTCTTCACCCGCTGCACGTGCTCAGTCCCACCGCTTCGCGGGAAATCCAGTTCTGCCAATATCAAGGAAATTAG
- a CDS encoding hypothetical protein (Evidence 5 : Unknown function) produces the protein MTRSRFHPEMVFLANLGVNLHGCLFGCAGTRRSPRRKLLISLILAELDFPRSGGTEHVQRVKKPGLALQGWD, from the coding sequence GTGACGCGATCTAGATTCCATCCGGAAATGGTCTTTTTGGCCAATCTCGGCGTCAATCTGCACGGTTGCTTATTTGGTTGTGCGGGGACCCGCAGGTCGCCTCGGCGCAAGTTGCTAATTTCCTTGATATTGGCAGAACTGGATTTCCCGCGAAGCGGTGGGACTGAGCACGTGCAGCGGGTGAAGAAACCGGGACTTGCTCTGCAGGGGTGGGACTGA
- a CDS encoding conserved hypothetical protein (Evidence 4 : Unknown function but conserved in other organisms), with protein MDLETKVRQHLETVYGSSVSNLTMKRLGKGVHGTAFKLAFETDGKQRDLILKTLFPAEFGHDHFSDRARVLLLAYADYNDMPQHVEAIDVVGDAPDRLISLKDAQEFFIFMKTAPGTPYVEDLDAILQRHALTEQDRERTRALARFLARLHQRRYQGPNACSLYRRRIRELVGHGECIMGIIDTYDAVPFASFQELSAFARKGVSWWEKLRDKVERLCNVHGDYHPGNIRFHGEGFTLLDRSRGRWGEAADDVSCLASNYIYYALKDRGCFEGPFAELCRVFAENYLELTGDHDLLSMVQPFFAFRILVIANPRFYPDDTTAVKRKLITFGLNVLDCERFDLEKVPDYLI; from the coding sequence ATGGACCTCGAGACCAAAGTCCGACAACACCTTGAAACCGTTTACGGCAGCAGCGTGTCGAATCTAACGATGAAGCGCCTCGGTAAAGGGGTGCACGGCACCGCATTCAAACTCGCCTTCGAAACGGACGGAAAGCAGCGGGATCTGATCCTCAAAACCTTGTTCCCGGCTGAATTCGGTCATGACCATTTTTCGGACCGGGCGCGGGTTCTGCTCCTCGCCTACGCGGACTACAACGACATGCCGCAGCATGTCGAGGCGATCGACGTCGTGGGCGACGCTCCGGACCGGTTGATCTCCCTCAAGGATGCCCAAGAGTTCTTCATCTTCATGAAAACAGCCCCCGGCACACCGTATGTGGAGGATCTCGATGCCATCCTCCAGCGCCACGCCCTGACCGAACAGGACAGGGAAAGGACCCGGGCATTGGCGCGGTTTCTGGCCAGACTGCATCAACGTCGCTACCAGGGCCCGAACGCGTGCTCCCTTTACCGCCGCAGGATCCGCGAACTGGTCGGCCATGGCGAGTGCATCATGGGCATCATCGACACCTACGACGCGGTCCCGTTCGCCAGCTTCCAAGAGCTTTCCGCTTTTGCCCGAAAAGGAGTCTCCTGGTGGGAAAAGCTGCGGGACAAGGTTGAAAGGCTTTGCAATGTCCATGGAGACTACCACCCCGGAAATATCCGCTTCCACGGAGAGGGGTTCACCCTGCTGGACCGCTCGCGCGGGAGGTGGGGCGAGGCCGCCGATGACGTCAGCTGCCTGGCATCCAATTACATCTACTATGCCCTGAAGGACCGCGGATGCTTCGAGGGGCCTTTCGCCGAGCTTTGCCGAGTGTTCGCAGAAAACTACCTCGAACTGACCGGAGACCACGATCTGCTAAGCATGGTTCAGCCTTTCTTCGCCTTTCGCATCCTGGTCATCGCCAACCCGCGCTTCTATCCTGACGACACCACCGCCGTCAAACGAAAGCTCATCACCTTCGGGCTCAACGTGCTCGACTGCGAACGCTTCGATCTCGAAAAGGTGCCTGACTACTTGATATAA